In a single window of the Govania unica genome:
- a CDS encoding D-alanine--D-alanine ligase, whose product MSILTRAGCHVAVLMGGWSAEREVSLVSGAAVSKALSEAGYRVSEIDMERDIAARLAALKPDVVFNALHGRWGEDGTVQGLLEIMGIPYTHSGVMASAVAMDKPAAKQLFLDAGIPCAPGVVVSRSELVAHEPMPRPYVVKPLNEGSSVGVVIVQKGDNWTADVARFPTAERLLVEQYIPGREIQVAVMDNKALGAIEIKPKSGFYDYAAKYTAGLADHLMPAPLSDAARALVHDYAERAHKALGCRGVTRSDFRYDEANERFYILETNTQPGMTPLSLVPEIAGDKNISFTDLVCWLVEDAGVER is encoded by the coding sequence ATGAGCATATTGACCCGCGCCGGATGCCATGTGGCGGTTTTGATGGGCGGCTGGTCGGCCGAGCGCGAGGTCTCGCTTGTGTCCGGCGCAGCAGTGTCCAAGGCGCTGTCCGAAGCGGGTTACCGCGTCAGCGAAATCGACATGGAACGTGACATCGCCGCCCGTCTCGCCGCGCTCAAACCGGATGTGGTGTTCAACGCGCTGCATGGCCGCTGGGGTGAGGACGGAACCGTTCAGGGGCTGCTCGAAATCATGGGCATTCCCTATACCCATTCGGGCGTCATGGCGTCGGCTGTGGCCATGGACAAACCGGCGGCCAAGCAATTGTTTCTCGATGCCGGAATCCCTTGCGCGCCGGGCGTGGTGGTGTCGCGCAGCGAGCTTGTGGCGCACGAGCCGATGCCGCGCCCCTATGTGGTCAAGCCCTTGAACGAAGGCTCAAGCGTCGGCGTCGTCATCGTGCAGAAGGGCGACAACTGGACCGCCGATGTGGCGCGCTTCCCGACCGCCGAGCGGTTGCTGGTGGAGCAATATATTCCGGGCCGGGAAATTCAGGTCGCGGTCATGGACAACAAGGCGCTCGGCGCAATTGAGATCAAGCCGAAATCCGGGTTCTATGATTACGCCGCCAAATACACGGCCGGGCTCGCCGATCATCTGATGCCCGCGCCGTTGTCGGATGCGGCCCGCGCGCTTGTGCATGATTATGCCGAACGCGCCCATAAGGCGCTCGGCTGTCGCGGCGTGACGCGCTCCGATTTCCGTTATGACGAAGCGAACGAGCGGTTTTATATCCTCGAAACCAACACCCAGCCCGGCATGACGCCGCTCTCGCTGGTGCCGGAAATTGCCGGTGACAAAAATATATCCTTCACCGACCTGGTCTGCTGGCTGGTCGAAGACGCGGGAGTGGAACGATGA
- the murD gene encoding UDP-N-acetylmuramoyl-L-alanine--D-glutamate ligase has protein sequence MIVVKAFAGKTVAVFGLARSGLASALSLQAGGAQVLVHDDNADRRAEAERLGLTVADLYAADWSRMDAFVVSPGVPLTHPVPHPLVIAAQAAHVPVIGDMELFDYARADLPPAKVIAITGTNGKSTTTALVGHILVAAGYPVAVGGNIGTGVLDLEPLPAGGVYVLELSSFQIDLTDKFRPDVAVLLNMTPDHLDRHGDMAGYEAVKEKLFLGQGSGQVAVIGVDDAHGIQFAERLSRQEKNPQGGPHVIPVSVEYATGGGVTVKDGVLYDGIEGGAVPVGSLTAIETLRGKHNWQNAAAAYAAVRSVGLGAGVIFRALGSFPGLEHRLQKVAARDGIEFINDSKATNIDAASKALGTFEHIYWIAGGKPKTTDLQVLKDFFPHIAKAYLIGDAAPAFAASLGATLDHVIAGDLATATRMAFADARAAGQAAVVLLSPACASYDQFRDFEDRGRQFAALSQSLAAGGA, from the coding sequence GTGATAGTCGTCAAGGCGTTTGCAGGCAAAACGGTCGCGGTCTTCGGTCTCGCGCGCTCTGGTCTTGCCTCGGCCTTGTCCTTGCAGGCGGGCGGCGCTCAGGTTCTGGTTCATGACGACAATGCCGACCGCCGCGCCGAAGCCGAACGCCTGGGCCTCACGGTCGCCGATCTTTACGCCGCCGACTGGTCGCGGATGGATGCCTTCGTCGTCAGCCCCGGCGTGCCGCTCACCCATCCCGTGCCGCATCCTTTGGTGATCGCGGCCCAAGCCGCCCATGTGCCGGTCATCGGCGATATGGAATTGTTCGACTATGCCCGCGCCGATCTGCCCCCGGCCAAAGTCATTGCCATCACCGGCACCAACGGCAAATCGACCACGACGGCGCTTGTGGGTCATATCCTCGTTGCGGCAGGCTATCCGGTTGCGGTCGGCGGCAATATCGGCACCGGCGTGCTCGATCTTGAACCCCTGCCCGCAGGCGGCGTCTATGTGCTCGAACTTTCATCCTTCCAGATTGATCTGACCGATAAATTCCGCCCTGACGTGGCGGTCCTCCTCAATATGACGCCCGATCATCTTGATCGTCACGGCGACATGGCGGGGTATGAGGCGGTCAAGGAAAAGCTGTTCCTCGGTCAGGGCTCCGGACAGGTGGCGGTGATCGGTGTCGATGACGCCCATGGCATCCAGTTTGCCGAACGGCTGTCGCGTCAGGAGAAAAACCCTCAGGGCGGTCCGCATGTCATTCCCGTTTCCGTCGAATATGCAACCGGCGGCGGCGTCACCGTCAAGGACGGGGTGCTGTATGACGGCATCGAAGGCGGCGCGGTCCCCGTGGGCAGCCTCACGGCGATTGAAACCCTGCGCGGCAAACATAACTGGCAGAACGCGGCGGCGGCTTATGCGGCGGTGCGTTCGGTCGGGCTTGGCGCGGGCGTGATTTTCCGTGCGCTCGGCAGTTTTCCCGGGCTGGAGCATCGCCTGCAAAAGGTAGCGGCGCGAGACGGCATTGAATTCATCAATGATTCAAAGGCCACCAATATCGACGCGGCCTCCAAAGCGCTCGGCACGTTCGAGCATATCTATTGGATCGCTGGCGGCAAACCCAAGACCACCGATCTTCAGGTCCTTAAGGATTTCTTCCCGCATATCGCCAAAGCCTATCTGATCGGTGACGCCGCCCCGGCCTTCGCCGCGTCTCTCGGCGCGACGCTCGATCATGTGATCGCGGGCGATCTTGCGACGGCGACCCGCATGGCTTTCGCTGACGCGCGCGCGGCGGGACAGGCGGCGGTGGTGCTGTTGTCTCCGGCCTGCGCCTCCTATGATCAGTTCAGGGATTTCGAAGATCGCGGCCGTCAGTTCGCGGCGCTGTCGCAATCCCTTGCGGCCGGGGGGGCTTAA
- the murB gene encoding UDP-N-acetylmuramate dehydrogenase — protein MTTPQPAQKILDRLPPVRGRYDAGASLAEYTWFRVGGAADVLFRPADTSDLVDFLRNVPVDLPLSVIGLGSNLLVRDGGVDGVVIRLGKAFGQMERVGRVIRAGGGASDISVASFARDEGLGGLEFLRGIPGTIGGALRMNAGAYGHEVADVLVAAEALDRHGNLHRLTPDEMGFSYRKTRVPEDWIFVSGEFRGTPDDPAVIAARMDRINEAREESQPLRTRTGGSTFKNPTSADAKGRRAWELVDEAGCRGHKVGGAEVSAKHCNFLINSGTATATDIERLGEDVRRRVKDVTGVSLDWEIRRIGRRPKEGPKT, from the coding sequence ATGACTACGCCGCAGCCCGCGCAGAAAATCCTTGATCGGCTGCCGCCTGTGCGTGGCCGCTATGACGCGGGCGCGTCCTTGGCGGAATATACCTGGTTCCGGGTTGGTGGTGCTGCGGATGTTTTGTTCCGTCCGGCGGATACGTCCGATCTCGTGGATTTTTTGCGCAATGTTCCGGTTGATCTGCCGCTCTCGGTGATCGGGCTCGGCTCCAACCTGCTGGTGCGGGACGGCGGCGTCGATGGCGTGGTTATTCGTCTCGGCAAGGCGTTCGGCCAGATGGAACGGGTGGGGCGTGTCATCCGTGCCGGTGGCGGCGCAAGCGATATCAGCGTTGCCTCGTTCGCCCGTGATGAAGGCCTCGGTGGTCTTGAATTTCTGCGCGGCATTCCCGGCACAATCGGCGGCGCGCTCCGTATGAACGCGGGTGCTTACGGGCATGAAGTGGCCGATGTGCTGGTGGCTGCCGAAGCGCTCGATCGTCACGGCAATCTCCATCGCCTGACGCCGGACGAGATGGGTTTTTCCTATCGCAAGACCCGCGTCCCCGAAGACTGGATTTTTGTCAGCGGCGAATTTCGCGGCACGCCCGATGATCCCGCCGTCATCGCCGCCCGCATGGACCGCATCAACGAAGCGCGCGAGGAAAGCCAACCCTTACGCACCCGCACCGGCGGCAGCACGTTCAAGAACCCGACCTCGGCGGACGCGAAGGGCCGCCGCGCCTGGGAACTCGTCGACGAGGCAGGCTGTCGCGGCCATAAGGTCGGCGGCGCCGAAGTCTCGGCCAAACATTGCAATTTTCTGATCAACAGCGGCACAGCCACGGCAACCGATATCGAACGCCTGGGCGAGGATGTGCGCCGCCGCGTCAAGGACGTGACGGGTGTCTCCCTTGACTGGGAAATCCGCCGCATCGGACGCCGCCCTAAGGAAGGACCGAAGACATGA
- the ftsW gene encoding putative lipid II flippase FtsW, whose protein sequence is MFTRTDRSLLGNWWWTVDRGLLLALTILIGFGMLLTYGASVAVAERLGLSSFHFAERQLGYLLLTVLLMFGISLASPRTVRRTAVALFPVVLGLVVLAGFFGPEIKGSRRWLPLGSFALQPSEFLKPLFIVTCAWMFSEQMRNPQFPGRKIAAVILLMTVTALVMQPDIGQTALIVIVWLGLFFLAGLPLLWLVVLGITGVVAMGAAYMFLPHVTSRINRFLDPASGDTYQIDTALNAFRNGGLFGRGPGEGLVKRVLPDAHTDFIFAVAGEEFGVVACLGLLLIFAIIVIRGLLNLLKENDPFVYLATAGLLFQFGVQAYINMGVNLAVLPSKGMTLPFVSYGGSSMLALGLTMGMVLSFSRRQPVIGANRPMPRTMPARRREEGEP, encoded by the coding sequence ATGTTCACACGTACGGATCGCAGCCTTCTTGGCAATTGGTGGTGGACGGTGGATCGCGGGCTTTTGCTCGCGCTCACCATCCTTATCGGCTTCGGCATGCTTCTGACCTACGGCGCAAGCGTCGCGGTGGCGGAACGGCTTGGCCTTTCGTCCTTTCATTTCGCGGAACGTCAGCTTGGCTATCTGCTGTTGACGGTTTTGCTGATGTTCGGCATTTCGCTCGCCTCGCCGCGCACGGTGCGGCGGACGGCGGTGGCCTTGTTTCCGGTGGTGCTCGGTCTTGTGGTGCTCGCCGGGTTTTTCGGGCCTGAGATCAAGGGCTCCCGGCGCTGGTTGCCACTTGGCAGTTTTGCCTTGCAGCCCTCCGAATTTCTGAAGCCGCTGTTTATTGTCACCTGCGCCTGGATGTTTTCGGAACAGATGCGCAATCCGCAATTTCCGGGTCGCAAGATCGCCGCCGTCATTCTGCTGATGACGGTGACGGCGCTGGTGATGCAACCGGATATCGGCCAGACGGCGCTGATTGTGATTGTCTGGCTCGGTCTGTTTTTCCTCGCTGGTCTGCCGCTTCTGTGGCTTGTGGTGCTGGGCATCACCGGCGTTGTGGCCATGGGTGCGGCCTATATGTTCCTGCCTCATGTGACCAGCCGCATCAATCGCTTCCTCGATCCCGCAAGCGGTGACACCTATCAGATCGACACCGCCTTGAACGCCTTCCGCAATGGTGGTCTGTTCGGGCGCGGTCCGGGCGAGGGACTGGTGAAACGCGTGTTGCCCGACGCCCATACGGATTTTATTTTCGCGGTGGCGGGTGAAGAATTCGGCGTTGTCGCCTGCCTTGGCCTGTTGCTGATTTTCGCCATCATTGTCATTCGCGGTCTTCTTAATCTTCTGAAGGAAAACGACCCCTTCGTCTATCTCGCGACCGCCGGTTTGTTGTTTCAGTTCGGCGTGCAGGCCTATATCAACATGGGCGTCAATCTCGCCGTCTTGCCATCCAAGGGCATGACCCTGCCGTTCGTCAGTTATGGCGGATCATCCATGCTGGCGCTTGGCCTGACCATGGGCATGGTGTTGTCATTCAGCCGCCGTCAGCCGGTGATCGGCGCAAACCGTCCCATGCCGCGCACGATGCCCGCGCGCCGCCGTGAGGAGGGCGAACCATGA
- the murC gene encoding UDP-N-acetylmuramate--L-alanine ligase: MTKWNPLNIGRIHFIGIGGIGMSGIAEVMHNLGYAVQGSDIGENANVKRLRGLGIPVAIGQSAENVADARVVVYSSAVKADNPEMQAARAALKPVVRRAEMLAELMRLKACVSIAGTHGKTTTTSMVACVLDAAEYDPTVINGGIVNAYGTNARLGTGDWMVVEADESDGTFVKLPATIAVVTNIDPEHLDFYGDFETEKAAFLRFVESVPFYGFAAVCIDHPEVQALIGRVHDRKIVTYGLSPQADVRGINLSFANGNAEYDVEIRDRQNGETRVIAGVKLPMPGTHNVQNSLAAIAVAAELGISDDVVRSALAGFGGVKRRFTKVGVIDGVTIIDDYGHHPVEIAAVLKAGRQAYDQRVIAVVQPHRYSRLNSLFEEFCTCFNDADTVIVADVYAAGEEPIPGRDRDALAEGLRAHGHRHVIALDNQADLAVLVAAEAVPGDVVICLGAGSISAWAYDLPEALAGLKSGAA; encoded by the coding sequence ATGACCAAATGGAACCCGCTCAATATCGGCCGCATTCACTTCATCGGCATCGGCGGCATCGGCATGAGCGGCATCGCCGAAGTGATGCATAATCTCGGTTACGCAGTGCAGGGCAGCGATATCGGTGAAAATGCCAATGTGAAACGTCTGCGCGGTCTCGGTATACCGGTGGCCATTGGTCAGTCGGCCGAAAATGTCGCGGATGCCCGGGTCGTTGTTTATTCCTCGGCGGTCAAGGCCGACAATCCAGAAATGCAGGCTGCCCGCGCAGCCCTGAAACCCGTTGTGCGCCGGGCCGAGATGCTGGCTGAACTGATGCGCCTGAAGGCCTGCGTCTCGATCGCTGGTACCCACGGCAAAACCACCACCACGTCGATGGTCGCCTGCGTGCTTGATGCGGCGGAATATGATCCGACGGTGATCAATGGCGGCATTGTCAATGCTTATGGCACCAACGCGCGTCTCGGCACCGGCGACTGGATGGTGGTCGAAGCGGATGAATCCGACGGGACCTTTGTCAAACTGCCTGCGACCATTGCGGTTGTGACCAATATCGATCCCGAGCATCTCGATTTCTATGGCGATTTTGAAACCGAAAAAGCCGCCTTCCTGCGCTTTGTGGAATCGGTGCCGTTCTATGGCTTCGCCGCCGTCTGCATTGATCATCCGGAAGTGCAGGCACTGATCGGCCGTGTTCATGATCGCAAGATTGTAACCTACGGCCTCAGCCCGCAAGCCGACGTGCGCGGCATCAATCTCAGTTTCGCCAATGGCAATGCCGAATATGACGTCGAAATCCGCGACCGTCAAAACGGCGAGACGCGGGTGATCGCGGGCGTGAAGCTGCCCATGCCCGGTACCCACAACGTGCAAAATTCGCTCGCCGCCATCGCCGTTGCTGCTGAACTTGGCATTTCCGATGATGTAGTGCGCAGTGCGCTCGCGGGCTTTGGCGGTGTCAAGCGGCGCTTCACCAAAGTGGGTGTGATTGATGGCGTCACCATCATCGATGATTACGGTCATCATCCGGTGGAAATCGCCGCCGTTCTCAAGGCCGGACGTCAGGCCTACGACCAGCGCGTGATCGCCGTCGTGCAGCCGCATCGCTATTCGCGCCTGAACAGTCTGTTCGAAGAATTCTGCACCTGCTTCAACGATGCCGACACAGTGATCGTCGCCGATGTCTATGCGGCGGGAGAAGAACCGATCCCTGGCAGAGATCGCGATGCCTTGGCGGAAGGGTTGCGCGCGCATGGTCATCGCCATGTGATCGCGCTCGATAATCAAGCCGATCTCGCGGTTCTGGTCGCGGCCGAAGCCGTGCCGGGCGACGTGGTGATCTGTCTTGGTGCAGGCAGCATTTCAGCCTGGGCCTATGACTTGCCCGAAGCCCTCGCCGGTTTGAAAAGCGGAGCCGCCTGA
- a CDS encoding cell division protein FtsQ/DivIB, with product MPPVLVFVLGLFCAFLWSSGAASSILNGVTQFLLDQSVKAGLVVENVSIQGRDKLSEAELREALGITKGTPIFAVDPEDARARVSSVGWVKTASVARELPNTIRVVIEERTPAALWQRDGVLTLIDADGHPITSTDVAGYSNLPQVVGKGAEFAAADLMKAVRSEPELASRIKAAVRVGERRWDIVFKGGVRARLPEQDLPGAWVRLAELERKHRLLEREIHIIDLRQPDRLVLRLTEPEVARRKESSDAKPKGARV from the coding sequence ATGCCACCAGTTCTTGTGTTCGTTCTTGGTCTGTTCTGCGCATTTCTCTGGAGTTCGGGGGCTGCAAGCTCTATCCTGAACGGCGTAACGCAATTCCTGCTCGATCAGTCGGTCAAAGCGGGGCTTGTGGTGGAAAATGTCAGCATTCAGGGGCGGGACAAGCTGAGCGAGGCCGAGTTGAGAGAAGCTTTGGGCATAACCAAGGGCACGCCGATCTTTGCGGTGGACCCCGAGGACGCGCGCGCGCGTGTTTCATCCGTCGGATGGGTGAAAACGGCGTCTGTGGCGCGTGAATTGCCCAACACCATTCGCGTGGTGATCGAAGAACGCACCCCCGCGGCTCTCTGGCAGCGCGACGGCGTCTTGACCCTGATCGACGCTGATGGCCATCCCATCACCTCGACCGACGTCGCGGGCTACAGCAATCTGCCGCAGGTCGTTGGCAAGGGGGCCGAATTCGCGGCTGCCGATCTCATGAAGGCGGTCAGGTCCGAACCTGAACTCGCGTCCCGCATCAAGGCGGCGGTACGGGTCGGGGAACGGCGCTGGGACATCGTTTTCAAAGGCGGCGTGCGCGCCCGGCTGCCGGAACAGGATCTGCCCGGAGCCTGGGTCCGTCTGGCCGAGCTTGAGCGCAAGCATCGTCTGCTCGAACGTGAAATTCATATCATCGACCTGCGTCAGCCCGACCGGCTGGTGCTGCGCCTGACCGAGCCTGAAGTGGCGCGCCGCAAGGAATCAAGCGACGCCAAACCGAAAGGAGCACGGGTCTAA
- the ftsA gene encoding cell division protein FtsA, whose product MAVARDKFVAALDVGSSKVCCFIARQTDEGGVRVVGIGHQVSTGLKAGAVVDMEETETSIRTAVDAAERMAGTPIDEVYVNLSLSSIQSEGVSVDVAVEGHEIGNADILHVLDRGRAAFDARGREIVHALPVSYAVDQSFGVREPRGLIGERLGVEMHVVTAPASPIRNLEACVGRGHLRVAGFVVSPYAAGLSSLVEDEKDLGVVLVDMGGGTTSIAVFIDGAMAYTSVIPVGGNHVTNDIARGLLTPVSHAERMKTLFGSALPSASDDREIIDVPQVGEHDVDSMSRIPRSMLTGIIRPRLEETFELVRDRLIESGFDRLAGRRVVLTGGASQLPGTRDLATRVLDKRVRVGQPLTVHGLADVTQGPAFSTCAGLLTYAVSGPVEAQARPTMADPRNRLARVGRWLRENF is encoded by the coding sequence ATGGCCGTTGCCCGCGACAAATTCGTTGCCGCGCTGGACGTTGGAAGCTCCAAGGTCTGCTGCTTTATTGCGCGCCAAACGGATGAAGGCGGGGTCCGTGTCGTCGGCATCGGCCATCAGGTGTCCACCGGCCTCAAGGCCGGCGCCGTGGTCGATATGGAAGAAACCGAAACCTCGATCCGCACCGCTGTTGACGCCGCCGAACGCATGGCTGGCACACCCATTGACGAGGTTTACGTCAATCTGTCGCTGAGCAGCATTCAGTCCGAAGGGGTGTCGGTCGATGTGGCGGTCGAGGGTCATGAAATCGGCAACGCCGATATCCTTCATGTCCTTGACCGTGGCCGCGCGGCGTTTGACGCGCGCGGGCGGGAAATTGTCCATGCCCTGCCGGTGTCTTATGCCGTCGATCAGTCTTTCGGCGTGCGTGAACCGCGGGGCCTGATCGGGGAACGGCTGGGCGTTGAGATGCATGTGGTGACGGCCCCGGCAAGCCCTATCCGCAATCTTGAGGCTTGCGTCGGACGCGGCCATTTGCGGGTCGCGGGATTTGTCGTGTCACCCTATGCCGCCGGTCTGTCGTCGCTCGTCGAAGATGAAAAGGATCTTGGTGTCGTGCTCGTGGATATGGGCGGCGGCACGACCTCGATCGCTGTGTTTATTGATGGGGCGATGGCTTACACCTCGGTCATTCCGGTCGGTGGCAATCATGTGACCAATGACATCGCACGCGGGTTGTTGACGCCGGTGTCCCATGCCGAACGCATGAAGACGCTGTTCGGCAGCGCGCTCCCAAGCGCCTCCGATGATCGTGAAATTATTGATGTGCCGCAGGTCGGTGAACATGACGTCGACAGCATGAGCCGCATTCCGCGCTCCATGCTGACCGGCATCATTCGCCCGCGGCTTGAGGAAACTTTTGAACTCGTGCGCGATCGTCTGATCGAAAGCGGGTTCGACCGATTGGCGGGCCGCCGGGTTGTTCTGACCGGCGGCGCGTCACAGTTGCCGGGTACGCGCGATCTTGCGACCCGGGTGCTTGACAAGCGTGTGCGGGTTGGCCAACCGCTTACGGTGCATGGTTTGGCCGATGTAACCCAGGGACCGGCTTTTTCGACCTGCGCAGGGCTTCTGACCTATGCGGTCAGCGGTCCGGTGGAGGCGCAGGCGCGTCCGACGATGGCGGATCCCCGCAATCGTCTGGCGCGGGTGGGCCGCTGGCTACGAGAGAACTTCTGA
- the murG gene encoding undecaprenyldiphospho-muramoylpentapeptide beta-N-acetylglucosaminyltransferase: protein MKRRQFTIALAAGGTGGHVIPAQALAAELARRGHRPVLLTDRRGLRYAPLFPDIPVHEVANAPAGSGLLTRIRSGLMAIGGSLRAARLLRDIDASAVIGFGGYPSLPSGFGAFLAGVPLALHEQNAVFGGSNRLLARVAQFVALSAPDTQRLPRWISNQHVTGNPVRPAVTLLRDRDYPTPEADGPLRILVIGGSQGATILSDVVPAAISALPKAMYARLAIIQQAREEDLDRVRNAYQSLGIAAAVLPFIDNLPTELAEAHLMIARSGASTVSELSAAGRPAILVPFAAATDDHQTANAAELRDAGGAWVIAQKDFTPGTLAKLLQSLLREPTQLVTAAAAARATGRPNAASDIADLIERMILARGPLAALPLLDEQNKDAA from the coding sequence ATGAAGCGCCGTCAGTTCACCATCGCGCTTGCCGCAGGCGGTACCGGCGGCCATGTGATCCCGGCTCAGGCCCTGGCGGCGGAACTGGCCCGGCGCGGTCATCGCCCAGTGCTGCTGACCGACCGTCGCGGTCTGCGCTATGCGCCTTTATTTCCGGATATCCCGGTGCATGAAGTGGCGAACGCTCCTGCGGGCAGCGGTCTTCTGACCCGTATCCGTTCGGGCCTGATGGCCATCGGCGGCAGTCTGCGGGCGGCACGTTTGCTGCGTGACATCGACGCCTCGGCGGTGATCGGCTTTGGCGGCTATCCATCCTTGCCCTCGGGCTTCGGTGCATTTCTCGCAGGCGTGCCGTTAGCACTTCATGAACAGAACGCGGTGTTCGGCGGCAGCAATCGCCTGCTTGCCCGGGTCGCTCAGTTCGTGGCGCTTTCGGCCCCTGATACACAGCGTCTGCCGCGCTGGATTTCCAATCAGCATGTGACCGGCAATCCGGTGCGCCCGGCGGTAACCTTGCTGCGCGATCGCGATTATCCCACGCCCGAGGCCGATGGACCGTTGCGCATTCTGGTCATCGGCGGCAGTCAGGGCGCGACCATTTTAAGCGATGTGGTGCCAGCGGCGATTTCCGCTTTGCCAAAAGCCATGTACGCCCGTCTCGCCATCATCCAGCAAGCCCGCGAAGAAGATCTCGACCGGGTGCGCAACGCCTATCAATCGCTCGGCATCGCCGCGGCGGTTTTGCCCTTCATCGACAATCTGCCGACCGAACTCGCCGAAGCGCATCTGATGATCGCACGCTCCGGCGCCTCCACCGTTAGCGAATTGAGCGCGGCCGGACGCCCGGCGATCCTCGTACCCTTCGCCGCCGCGACCGATGACCATCAGACCGCGAACGCCGCGGAGCTGCGCGACGCGGGCGGAGCCTGGGTGATCGCACAAAAAGACTTCACCCCGGGGACGCTCGCCAAACTGCTGCAATCCCTGTTGCGGGAGCCTACACAACTGGTGACCGCCGCCGCCGCTGCGCGCGCCACCGGACGGCCGAACGCAGCCTCGGATATCGCCGATCTCATTGAACGTATGATTCTCGCGCGCGGGCCGCTTGCCGCCCTACCGCTTCTAGACGAACAGAATAAGGACGCCGCATGA
- the ftsZ gene encoding cell division protein FtsZ — MTITLSMPELTELQPRITVIGVGGAGGNGVNNMIKANLQGVEFVVANTDAQALAHSRADKRIQLGNKLTQGLGAGARPDVGRAAAEENLEEVMQYLTGTHMVFITAGMGGGTGTGAAPVIARAARELGVLTVGVVSKPFQFEGGKRMRLAEEGIAELQKYVDTLIIIPNQNLFRVANEKTTFADAFAMADEVLYSGVRGITDLMVMPGLVNLDFADVRTVMSEMGKAMMGTGEATGDNRALEAAEAAISNPLLDEVSMKGAKGVLINITGGMDLTLYEVDEAANRIRSEVDPEAHILVGSALDDTLNGRMRVSVVATGIDSENSAIVHQVAAQAAAQASARSGRPELVATAPAAARDGFPAAPVAPAAYVDAPMDATNAVDLSANEAYATEAYEDDYAAEENYEETPHADPVLSQPAAAQYADDEADHYDDQAYDDAPQQAYEEQKESRSWFDRLTGRGRRNERSQQQDAYEDDRRAPAPQLRAPRAEMTRMEPARAEPARVEPPRAEPARGEPAQPAAPSLGRNNAEDRPAQRNKLDDQLEIPTFLRRQAN; from the coding sequence ATGACCATCACCCTCAGCATGCCCGAGCTGACAGAGCTTCAGCCGCGTATCACAGTCATTGGCGTCGGCGGAGCCGGCGGCAATGGCGTCAACAACATGATCAAAGCCAATCTGCAAGGCGTCGAATTCGTCGTCGCCAACACGGACGCCCAGGCGCTCGCGCATTCGCGCGCCGACAAGCGCATTCAGCTTGGCAATAAGCTGACGCAGGGCCTTGGTGCCGGTGCGCGCCCGGATGTTGGCCGTGCGGCAGCAGAAGAAAACCTTGAAGAGGTTATGCAATATCTGACCGGCACCCATATGGTGTTCATCACCGCTGGCATGGGCGGCGGTACCGGTACCGGTGCGGCTCCGGTGATCGCGCGGGCGGCCCGTGAACTTGGTGTGCTGACGGTTGGCGTGGTGTCGAAGCCGTTTCAGTTCGAAGGCGGCAAGCGCATGCGCCTTGCTGAAGAAGGCATTGCCGAACTGCAAAAATATGTCGACACGCTGATCATTATTCCAAATCAGAATCTGTTCCGTGTCGCCAATGAAAAAACCACCTTCGCCGATGCCTTCGCCATGGCTGACGAAGTGCTGTATTCGGGCGTGCGCGGTATCACCGACCTTATGGTCATGCCGGGTCTCGTCAATCTCGATTTCGCCGACGTCCGCACGGTCATGAGCGAAATGGGCAAGGCGATGATGGGCACGGGCGAGGCCACCGGTGACAACCGCGCGCTTGAAGCTGCTGAAGCCGCCATCTCCAACCCGCTGCTGGACGAAGTGTCGATGAAGGGCGCAAAGGGCGTGCTCATCAACATCACCGGCGGTATGGATCTTACCCTTTACGAAGTCGACGAAGCCGCCAATCGCATTCGCAGCGAAGTCGATCCGGAAGCACATATTCTCGTCGGTTCGGCGCTCGATGACACGCTTAACGGCCGCATGCGTGTGTCCGTTGTCGCGACCGGCATCGATTCCGAAAACAGCGCCATCGTCCATCAGGTGGCGGCTCAAGCCGCCGCACAGGCAAGCGCGCGCAGCGGCCGTCCGGAATTGGTTGCCACCGCTCCGGCTGCGGCCCGTGATGGCTTCCCGGCGGCTCCGGTGGCCCCTGCGGCTTACGTGGACGCACCCATGGATGCCACCAACGCCGTCGATCTCAGCGCCAACGAGGCTTATGCCACGGAAGCTTACGAGGATGATTACGCAGCTGAGGAAAACTACGAAGAAACACCACATGCCGACCCTGTTCTAAGCCAGCCCGCAGCCGCGCAATATGCTGATGACGAAGCGGATCATTATGACGATCAGGCGTATGATGACGCTCCGCAGCAAGCCTATGAAGAACAGAAGGAATCGCGGTCCTGGTTCGATCGTCTGACCGGCCGTGGCCGTCGCAATGAGCGGTCCCAGCAACAGGATGCCTATGAAGACGACCGCCGCGCGCCGGCACCGCAGTTGAGGGCGCCGCGTGCGGAAATGACACGGATGGAACCCGCCCGCGCTGAACCCGCCCGCGTTGAGCCGCCCCGCGCGGAACCCGCGCGTGGCGAGCCGGCACAACCTGCCGCGCCAAGCCTCGGCCGGAACAATGCGGAAGATCGCCCGGCCCAACGCAATAAACTGGATGATCAACTCGAAATTCCGACGTTCCTGCGCCGTCAGGCCAACTGA